Part of the Candidatus Schekmanbacteria bacterium RIFCSPLOWO2_02_FULL_38_14 genome, GAAAATTATTTAAAGTCTTCTATCAGATCAGTAGACAATAATAATATTAAAAATAGAAATGCCCTTAAATGGTTTACCTTAGCGGCAAAATCTGATGTAAATTTAGGAGGAGATAATGATGAAATTGCTTTAAGATATTACCAAAAGGCAATTAATGAAAACCCGAATTTTGCTGAAGCCAGAAACAATCTTGGAGTAATATATGATAAGATGGAAATGTATAATCAGGCATCAGATGAATTCAGAAAAGCGTTGGAAATAGACCAGAATCTAGCGGAAACTCATAATAACCTGGGCATCCTCTTTGCAGACTGGATGTGGTGGAATGAAGCTTATTCTCATCACAAAAAGGCAACTGAACTGAATCCGAATTTGGCACAGGCTCATAATAATTTAGGAATAGACTATGCAAATGTGGGAAAGTATAAAGAGTCTATAGAAGAATTTAAAAAGGCTCTGGAAATAAGTCCCGATTTGGAAATATCCAAAAAATACCTTGCCCTGATTTCAAAAATAATAAAAAAGTAGTTACCAATTCTCTGTCTGCCTACCAATGCTGACTGATAAAATCAGGCAGAAACTTCTGCCAGTACAATGACCCAGGGAAATGGAGTTGCTATCTTTAAGATTTTAAAACCATCATTTTTTAATAATCCAAGAAACTGTTTTTTTGTCCAATTTTGCAAATGTTCAGGGTCGTTTCCGAATCTGAAAAAATTTTTACATCGCAAAAAATTTGAAATCCTAAAAAGTGGTTCATGGGGAATACTTATAAGAGCATATTTACTTGTAATATTCTTAACTATTCTTAAAATCTCGTCAGGCTTTTTCATATGTTCTAATACCTCAATTAACATCACAAGCTCAAAAGACTTTTTTTCACATTGAAAATTATTAATATCACACTCAATAAATTTTGCTCTTGGATTTAAATCCCGGGCTAAATCCAGCGCTTTAGTATCTATATCCACCCCTGTAATTTCAAGATAAGAATAAAATTTAGACAATTTATTGATTACAAACCCTTCTCCACACCCAAGATCTAAAACTTTTTTAACATCAATAGTACCAACCATTTGCAAAATCTCATTTAGGAATCTATCTAATAATATTTTAACAAATGGGTTCTTGCTCTGGTATTTCTGAAGGTTGCCATAAGACTGGTGGGATATCACAGAGAAAAAACTCCTCTTTTATATCTCCGAGATAATAATATCTTTATTACTCTCTTTAACAAAGCGAGCGGTAATCATCTCACCTATAAGACCCATAGAGACAAATTGGACACCTAAGATTAACATGAGAATCCCCAATAGCAAAAGGGGCCGATCCCCTATCTTATAACCCTGAAATCGTAGGAATGACATATAGATACAAATCCCAAAACCTGTTCCGGAAACTATTATTCCTGATATTCCAAAAAAATGAAGCGGCCTTTCTTTATACCTTGTAAGAAGCAATACTGTGAGAAGGTCAAAACAACCCTTAATAAACCTTCCAGGACCATATTTAGATTTTCCAAATCTTCTATAATGATGCTCAACAGGGATCTCACTTACTCTAAATCCTCGACCAGCAACGAGTATGGGAATATATCGGTACAACTCCCCATAGATGTTTATCTGCTCTAAAACCTCACGTCTGTAACATTTAAAGCCACAATTAATATCGTGGAGCCTCACACCAGTAAATAATGCCGTCATCTTATTGAATATCTTTGATGAGATAACTCTGAAAAAATGGTCATTCCTTTTTTGCTTCCATCCAGAAATGAGATCATATTCCTCTTTGATTTTTTGTAAAAACTTCGGGATTTCCTCCGGCTCATCTTGTAAATCCCCATCCATGGTAACAATAATCTTCCCTCTTGCACGTTGGAATCCAGTAGAAAGGGCTACTGCTTTCCCAAAATTCTTCCTTAGCTGAACCCCTCTAATGCTGTGATTTTTTTCATTAATTTCCTTAATGAAATCAAAAGAACCATCTGTACTTCCATCATCGACGAAGAGAACCTCATAATTTGTACCAATTCTTTCTAACACATTGACTAACTTACTTGAAAGCTCCTTTAAGCTTTCTTTTTCATTAAAGACAGGAATAACTACTGAAACATCAAGAAAGTTTTCCATATGCTTTAAAACCTAATTTTCCTATGAAGTTTCCAATTGAAGCTCCCCACAACAAGCTATGGAGAATTTCCAAATGTAAGGAATTTTTTTATTTTTATTATATTCGCTCGCTAACCTAGTAGCAAGCTGCAAGGAATACGCTCACTATGCATTTTCAAAAACATCTTGTAAACTCAAAATATTTTTTAAATTTAGCATTTCCAAATTATAAAAGCAAGTTTTTACACAACAC contains:
- a CDS encoding glycosyl transferase family 2, whose amino-acid sequence is MENFLDVSVVIPVFNEKESLKELSSKLVNVLERIGTNYEVLFVDDGSTDGSFDFIKEINEKNHSIRGVQLRKNFGKAVALSTGFQRARGKIIVTMDGDLQDEPEEIPKFLQKIKEEYDLISGWKQKRNDHFFRVISSKIFNKMTALFTGVRLHDINCGFKCYRREVLEQINIYGELYRYIPILVAGRGFRVSEIPVEHHYRRFGKSKYGPGRFIKGCFDLLTVLLLTRYKERPLHFFGISGIIVSGTGFGICIYMSFLRFQGYKIGDRPLLLLGILMLILGVQFVSMGLIGEMITARFVKESNKDIIISEI